A stretch of DNA from Deltaproteobacteria bacterium:
TCTGGATCATTGGCGGCGGTCGGCAATAGACAGTGGATTAAGCCCCCATACTGCAACCTCGGATCGTAAACCGATATGCCAAGGCAGGAGCCCAGGTTGCTAGCAATCAATATGTCGGCCTTGCTGTCACTTACCTTTGCCTCGGCAATCCCCACAAAAGTCCTAACTACACCGGGCTGAAGTAAAATATTCAGTTGATCGTTCACGTGCCTTTATAGACTCTTCTTTTGATACACCGTATTCTTTAGAGAAATAAACTCGTGCTGTATGCCAAGCAGATTTTCCGAGTGGCCAACGACGAGATATCCCCCAGGGGTGAGCAATCGGTAGTACTCGTTTATAAGCTTTGCTCTTAAGTCTAGTTTAAAATAAATCATTACATTGCGGCAGAAAATTACGTCAATTGGTCCGCTAAGTGGTAATGGAAAGCTCGAGAGGTTAATGCGCTTGAATGTAACTAGGTTTCTAATATGTGGCTTTACCTTATATAGTTTTTCACCGTGGCTGTTGGAATGGACGCTAAAATAAGCGGATTTCATCTGCTGCGGGACGTCCTTAAGTCGGCTGGTCTCGTAGACTCCAAGGGAAGCCTTTTGCAGCACATCGATGCAGATGTCTGATGCCAACAGTTTAAAGTTAAATGAGTTTAGATCCAATACCTCAGCGGCAGTCATGGCAATGGAGTAGGGTTCTTCGCCCGTAGAACTCGCTGCGCACCATACGCGAGCCTTGCGTTTACCTTGCATGCGCCATTCGCTAAGAAGATTCTCAAGGAAGTGAAAGTGAGAAATCTCTCGAAAAAAGTGAGTGACGTTTGTAGATATTGCGTCAATCAGCCTCTCAAGTTCAGCTCCGCTCCTATCCGTCTGAATGATGTTAAGATACTCTTCAGCGTCGTTAAGTCCAAGCTTCCGCAACCGCTTGCCAATGCGCGTTGTTAATAAGGCTTTCTTCTCTGACGTCAAGGCTATGCCGCTTTCCTTAGCGATTAAGTCCTTGAAGTTGTTAAAGACACTTT
This window harbors:
- a CDS encoding protein-glutamate O-methyltransferase CheR; the encoded protein is MKESVFNNFKDLIAKESGIALTSEKKALLTTRIGKRLRKLGLNDAEEYLNIIQTDRSGAELERLIDAISTNVTHFFREISHFHFLENLLSEWRMQGKRKARVWCAASSTGEEPYSIAMTAAEVLDLNSFNFKLLASDICIDVLQKASLGVYETSRLKDVPQQMKSAYFSVHSNSHGEKLYKVKPHIRNLVTFKRINLSSFPLPLSGPIDVIFCRNVMIYFKLDLRAKLINEYYRLLTPGGYLVVGHSENLLGIQHEFISLKNTVYQKKSL